The DNA region tcaccgccgcgcaggtgtagtcgtaccataactcgacagtatacacgcttgtacaaaaactgaggaacagctgtctttttacgctgtcactacatttggcgaatcttctagccaacatgtttgcccttactgcggtggctcgcctctgcctttctatgtcctcctggtctttaaACTGGagaacaagatgtggccaagatatttgacttcgtgtactctccgcaattgaactccatcaagcaaaactgcaagtactggtcaaagcctgcgacagcccatccatgtacacgctgaagagagccggagacatactgcctccttgtctcacgccacagtttagcccgctggctgtggacagagttgacttccatcttactacgttcttctgctgggaataccacttctccagtatcttaataattggcgtgggcgctttccgttcccgtagtttattccacagcaattggtggtcaaatacaactcaagtggactttctatcactacaggagttgtgccatcgagatgcagaaccaggaaaatgtaactaattctgttttatttttctaatttactaaacttcaaaattttactgtattttatttcttcattagtaatagtcaaatcgatgcaaagttagcttagacatttttttcagataaacggatatcaaagaaagtaagatcgaatagatagcactttcaacctaaaacttttagcgtaaactattttaccttaaccaatctaccagactcttggcttctctatttatagattttttttgtttaccaaagtaactattcgtcttactgacctttatttgcactaaaactaaagcaaaataaattttatacaatgttatattgcaatatatatcatatcatgaagtattttgcagatatttgtctaaaaatattggcaaaacgctacattttataaatgcgtcaaaaagtaaccttttttgacgcttcatatctcgaaaactatttgacggacattgataaaaaaaagatgtcaaactgtttgaaatttaatgcgctttcaacattacacagcaatttttgaccaaaaacgcatagtttttttaataaaaaaataaaaaccaaaaaaagtccgatttttttactttttttttttttaattacgaagttagcacacttttttttgcttgcaaaatatagtcttatattcccccaaggactccaaataacataccaaaaatccagctttacatcacactttgtttttttagccgattttcatgtaagatttgaccggtgtaattTGAGACGAACGGCGGTGCCTGCTCCTCGCCACTGCCCGCTCGTCTGGATTGCTACCTACTAGTCACCTTCTGCAGACGGTGTAGACATAGTAGGGCACATACGCTTTGACAGACTAGATGATGAGGTACCTGGGTCGCTGATCCAAGTCACACAGTTGTACTGCGGCGCTGTAGCTGGGTTGCTTTCCGTTGGGGAAGGGTGCGGGGCGCGGCAGCGTGCGACTAAAAATGCCTCCTCCTTGAGATGCACCTCGGTAGTGCCAGCTTGTCTCGATTGAGACAGTGCAGGTACTGCAGACGGTGCAGATATAGCCCACATGATTTTTGACGCGGATTCTGTCAAAACCCTTGTGTGTGCATGTGACATTGTGGGCACCCATGCAGTTTTGACAGAATCTGGCGACTCTGCTAACACTTACAGATAATGATGAGATTGATGAGGTACCTGGGTCGCTGATCCAAGTCACACAGTTGTACCGCGGCGCTGTAGCTGGGTGGCTTTCCGTTGGGGAAGGGCGCGGGGCGCGGCAGCGTGCGACTGCAGGCGCTGCTTCCACCACTTGAGAGGAACGGCGCCTGTTCTTCGCCAGTACCCGCTTGTCTGGAAGCAGAAGTGTATGATTAGTAAATGTTTTACTTATCGATATTCTACCTAAAATACTTAGTGAGATGCCAGAGGACGTAAGActaaagtacatatcttaatggaaaacatataaaaaaaatattgtcattGTTTTGGTctctttattttaatgtataattttaaCTAACTACATAACTAGttgcgaaagcgactgccatctgaccttccaacccaaagggtaactgagtaattcccgaaaagtttgtacatttggatcacgtctccgattttgataaaaattggtaggctgatagagtccatgattctgagcaagatccactaggtttcccaaaatgtcccaggtagtttgtatgaaaccttccttttttgttaccagatttctatacattttcggtaacaaaaaaggaaagtttcatacaaactgcttgggacattttgggaaacctagtggatcatgttcagcatcatggactctatcatcctaccaatttttatcaaaatcagagacgtgatccaaatgtacaaacttttcgggaattgctgaactaggccttattggaattagtccggtttcctaacgatgttttccttcaccgaaaagcgactggcaaatatcaaatgacgtttcgcacataagttccgaaaaactcattggtgctagccgcggttcgaacccgtgacctccggattgaaattcacacgctcttaccgtgTCCTATCGTGGCctagccaccagcgcttcttaggaTGCCATTGCCAAATATATATATcggcactactttgaaaaaaacttgtatcttcttctgtcaatgaagagaaaaatgtattaagtatgtatggaatgcaaaTAGACTTATTACGTTttgtctttgaggagcagtgtgagatacgagattttttcaaagtagtgactaTATACCTCTATAGAGAGAATAAAAAGCAATACATACTTAGTGTTAATGTAGATCCAGGCATGCGAGTCGACAAGAACGATGGCGGTGAATAGGAATCCAGCTGCAATGGCCGCCACCAGCTGGAGAGATAACGCCTGGAAAAATATGATCACATATAACTTTAGGTACAGGTGAAGGAGGTACTGGATTTGATTTGAGTTTTTTCTActctgttattcgtcatttacagtgtcgtgcataaaTCTTTAAaccctacttaaaaaataccagCCCCCgaccggcgccccgcgcacccacgcatacgttataactcttaaagcattgttaggaagcctttaatggatatagcgggggcgcgggggagtgcgagcgacaggttgagtgcaggaacagaggagaggcaagtcaaaatacaggaaacagtgcgaatttcacgaaagttattctagaaaactatgaaaaagtaagtgcatggtcgtagaaaaagtattgcaACGCAATATCGcaatgcaacggtgtttaactgagtcaaaaaatactcgtggcgtcttaattaacaattttcggctttgcctcaaattgttacttaCGTCACTCGtattttttgacctcacttaaacgccagttgcataaaatactattctaTCATCGATAGAGCTATCAACATACAGTGCGATTAAAATCAGTTAACGATTCGGCTTTTACCCTTCGGCTTCAGGTCTTATCGAGATCGCATAAGTGCGAGCAACACACTCTCAGAATCTTATGAAGGGACTTAGATGCTAAACCTATCTTAACAATGTTACCAGTAAGGTTACTAGTGCGTGCTCTATTTCGCCTGTTTCAGTTCAGAGAGCTATATGTATATGTCAAcccttcttcctcctacccttatcccccGTTTTGTGGGATGTGGAGCCGGTACAACAtgttcctcttccattctcctttatctttcgtcatctcaacactcacatctttctttctcatatcctctttcacacaatctaTCCAGCTACCTATATGTCACCTATCGACCACGAATACCTGTCTTGTACTCCCCCGTGTTATGCTAGGTTTACACGGGCTTAGTATTTATCATTAGTATAAGTGATTAGAGGCTAGTCAGCAATGTCACAAGTGGCAAGTAGCCATCTACACATGGATGTTAGACAATAGTGTTAGTTACAAGATATTGCAATGGTAACGAAGTAAACTAAACACTGAAAAGTGACAAGTATTAGTCATTTTTTTGTCGCCGATAGATACTTGTTGTTTAGTAAATAGGACTCACTTCTATTCACTTGCACTCGCAGTTGCACTAATACTAAGCACTTGTACAATGTGTTTAGACGCATGTGACAAGTATTAAGTGACACGCACTAAGCATTagctactaaaataaataaaaattacttattttcAGATAACCAAGATCCATACATTGTTAGTTAAACAGAACACTTAAAAACTATATTAGTAAACTACCTaactaaatacctaaaataAGTCCGTGTAACTAAGCCCGTGTAAGCCCAGCTTTACTCTGTTAGTTACCTGTAGCCCCGCGTCGCAGGCGGCGCGTGCGCCGGCCACGAAGTACGCGCGCGCCATCCGGCACTCCAGCGCGCCACTCAGCGACACTAGAGCGCGCTCCGCTTCGCCTGTTCCTGCGCCGAGAGCTCCTAATGCTGGTTGGAGCGCTGAAAATATACAGTCATGATTAGTGGACATGATAAAAAAGATCTACTAGCTTCAGTGCGCGGCGGAAGGGTCCTGGATTTTCCCCCGGCTACCTTCCCCACACACGGTCCGTTTGCTCTTACGGCCCAAAAAGCCAAAGAGTCCAAGtcaggtttaaaaaaaaaacagttagcTCATTGAGTAAACAGAAATTGTCGGAAGACAGAAATTGGGATCACAAAGTGTACTTACTTAAAAAGGCAAAATTTTATGATCAACAATGAACAAAAATAAATCTCATGTCGAAGGCGTCAAAGCTCATATCTCACAGCAAAAAGTAAACTGAAATGctgtaaagaaaataacgatGAGTGCATACGTAAACGTAAGGAATGTGATGTGTTATGACGATCAATTTTATTGTGACTGTGTtttgtaatagtacattgtgcaacaaggggaggaagttgaatattactaacgagagtaagttaaatcgcgacggcttattcggccggagcgatttaaagactcgaattagtaatattcattcatactccccgagttacacacaatgtttttcatcacactcgcaatgtaaaaaatatgtaaatagatgtaaaaaaaagttaagaatggtacaagaaatttaattattcccttgggagaacgatttttctataactcacgctccgcctgcgtgcaatagcacatttaaagtgcgggtgtgatgaaaaacgttTTACTTACCAGGATCGTTAAAAAGTTGCGGCGCGCCGCGCGACAGAATAGCCAATGCCTGGCGGACAGCCACCACGGCGCGTTGGGCGTTACGCAGCTCGGCTGTCAAGATGTTTTCGCGAGACACTTTGCACGACAAGTAGTAGTGCACCATCTGGAATAAACAAAGAAATGGAGTGAGTATTGATTACATcaatatacagatgtagtgcagaATGTTTATTAAGTTGAAGAAATgtatacaataggctagtttcctatacttaaaattaaatattttaagcagTGCACGGAATAAAGCATCgcctaattagaagaaaaatatggacagtagttatgtttaaccataatttatatttattaagtcaAGGAAAAAgataaatgaattgaccgtgacgtcactcctcagtatttcatagtaattccatattagcaaatcgttttgacagttcataaaaagaagctgatctGACTAGTacgaaactagcctattatatttATGAATTCGACTACAAgaagtcatcctccttgcgatcTCCCGGCGTTTGCCACGACTTATGGGGGCCTGGGAGCCTAGTTttaagaaagcgactgccatctgccCTCCAATCCAaacggtaactaggccttattggtccggtttcctcacgaagttttatttcaccgaaaagcgactggcgaatatcaaatgacatttcgcacataagctccgaaaaattcattggtatgagccgagatttgaacccgcgacctccggattgaaagtcacacgctcttatCGCTAGTCCACCAGCGTTTCTCGACTGCAGAAGAGTATTGAAATCGAAGTAAGATACTTATGAAGTGAAGTTATTATACAAATCTGATATTCATGTCTTCTTTTTAACcccagacgcaaaaacgacggggtgttataagtttgacgtgtctgtctgtctgtctgtttatatgtctgtctgtctgtgtgtgtctgtggcatcgtagctcccgaacgaatgaacctatttagatttagttttttttgtctaaaagctgagtcagtcgggagtgttcttagccacgtttcatgaaaatcggtctactatttcgcagtcgggggttttttcaaaattttaattatgtggttaggttatagaactatggcactggtcccaccgcgagctagtaagctatgagctatcggctataaaacgaacaaaTGATAATCACttccgtgtaaacaaaagagacacggcgatgtttatagttactcgcccagcggtgagctatcaaaatcgccgtgtctcctttatttgcacgggagtgcttatcttttgttcgcttTTATTCCCGATAGCTCATAGCCTACAAGCTCGCAGTGGGCCTATTGGTAAGTAGATTACTCACGTCCAGCGGCAGCCTGTGGGGCGCGTAGTTCGCCAGCGCCGAGGCCGGGTCCTGGCAGGCGTCGGCCGCGGCCACGGCGCCGGCCGTCAGCAGCGCGCCGGCCAGCCAGCATGCCACTAGGGCACCAAGGGCTCCCACCTGAAACGTAAGATCATCGTCAGTTTAAGCTtgtgttaaaaaaaacctcAAGGCTTCGTCAAAGGCATAAGGTGAGCATGATTCAACGCGACAACCGCCCATACACGCTGGCATTATAATAAAGGTAGCTTACTCGTAGTAGTGGTACTCGAGCACACTGggttttgtttatttgtttagtTCAAATTTATTTGCATGAAAtaatatattgttttgtaatttttgcatGCTCAGTTGTGAGTAGAGTACCTACACTGTACCACATACACCCACTGTATTCTGgcaaataaatactttgtaTCTTGTACCTTGGTACTAGTTACTTCGCAGCACGAAGCGGGCATTCTATAAATACGCAGTGGACCAACAGAGCGCCTCCCACTCATGGTCGCAAGAATGATTGAATGGTTTTGTATTGGTAAGATATATTACAACCGCGCCTTGTACCAAATACAGTTCAGTTAGAGCCTAATATTTGCTTGATTCACATCCTTCCCCACGCCCTCCGTacatggcgaccgtgacaggacCCGAACTTGCAATCTTCGGATTCTGATTCCGTCGCAATACGCTTTAGGTGTAACTTACGCAGAGCAGCAAGAGAGCGCGCCGCGAGCGTCGAGCAGCGGCCGCCAGCAGAGCAACGCAGACTACACCTCCGCAACACCAGCCCGCCATGCCGCCGGCCCAGCGAGCGGCCTCCCACACCCATGCTCGCTGAAATTATAAAAGCATTTCATCACCAGTTTGATACTATAGGATACATAAACCTTTTAAGAAAAGAATATATT from Leguminivora glycinivorella isolate SPB_JAAS2020 chromosome 14, LegGlyc_1.1, whole genome shotgun sequence includes:
- the LOC125233239 gene encoding protein tweety-like isoform X2, which produces MGGSGVSDEYTPPRLSRLLHALPHINVTLHRVNDTFAPDSPVYLESLGILGSIPGAWLILTLTILLIYLLTRCCDRKQRPPRSITALKITLMILSVLCCMAIGVGLFGNDDLHNAMLQSIQAGNQLAALVNTVKNQSSILEEAMGSRARAPLARLADALDAPVSNQTALGTLLRALSTLRNNASAAASAADNLRRPLAQLNLDAFMKRAWVWEAARWAGGMAGWCCGGVVCVALLAAAARRSRRALLLLCVGALGALVACWLAGALLTAGAVAAADACQDPASALANYAPHRLPLDMVHYYLSCKVSRENILTAELRNAQRAVVAVRQALAILSRGAPQLFNDPALQPALGALGAGTGEAERALVSLSGALECRMARAYFVAGARAACDAGLQALSLQLVAAIAAGFLFTAIVLVDSHAWIYINTKQAGTGEEQAPFLSSGGSSACSRTLPRPAPFPNGKPPSYSAAVQLCDLDQRPRSRMSGSATLGRGASSSMGAESLGGSHTLGRAPHNGKYATLSKQCKTLESNDFY
- the LOC125233239 gene encoding protein tweety-like isoform X1; the encoded protein is MGGSGVSDEYTPPRLSRLLHALPHINVTLHRVNDTFAPDSPVYLESLGILGSIPGAWLILTLTILLIYLLTRCCDRKQRPPRSITALKITLMILSVLCCMAIGVGLFGNDDLHNAMLQSIQAGNQLAALVNTVKNQSSILEEAMGSRARAPLARLADALDAPVSNQTALGTLLRALSTLRNNASAAASAADNLRRPLAQLNLDAFMKRAWVWEAARWAGGMAGWCCGGVVCVALLAAAARRSRRALLLLCVGALGALVACWLAGALLTAGAVAAADACQDPASALANYAPHRLPLDMVHYYLSCKVSRENILTAELRNAQRAVVAVRQALAILSRGAPQLFNDPALQPALGALGAGTGEAERALVSLSGALECRMARAYFVAGARAACDAGLQALSLQLVAAIAAGFLFTAIVLVDSHAWIYINTKQAGTGEEQAPFLSSGGSSACSRTLPRPAPFPNGKPPSYSAAVQLCDLDQRPSRSRMSGSATLGRGASSSMGAESLGGSHTLGRAPHNGKYATLSKQCKTLESNDFY